The region ATATACAAGGTGAAAGAAGGAATGACAGAGGTTGAACCACTGAGATTTAAAGCCAGACTTGTAGCCAAAGGATTCACTCAGGTGGAAGGCACGGACTACACATAAATTTCTCCCGTTGTTAAATACAAGACAATAAGGCTGCTTCTATCCATTGCAACACATCAAGACATGGAAGTGGAACAACTTGATGTCAAAACATCCTTTCAAAATGGTTATTTGGAAGAAGAGATATACATGAAGCAACCACCTAGTTTTCAGGTGGAAAGCAACAAGTCAGAACTAGTTTGTAAGCTCAAGAAATCCCTATATGGCTTGAAACAATCCCCAAGACAGTGGAATAAAAGGTTCAACTCTTATATGCAAACAGTCGGGTTCACAAGGTCAGATTTTGATCATtgcctttatttttaaaatctgAATCTATCTACAGTAGTATACTTGTtgctttatgtggatgatatgcaaTAATTAAAGGGCCGAAAACTAAACTCAAACAAGAGTTTGAAATGAAGGAACTTGGTCATGTTCAGAAAATTCTTGGCATAAAAGTTACAAGGAACCGAAGAGATGGAAGATTGTATCTGAAACAATCAAATTACATTCAGAAAGTGGTCCAGAAGTTCAATATACAAGATGCCAAGAGTACCTCAGTACCTTTAGGAGGTCATTTTGTACTGTCCAAAGAACAGTGTCTTGTCAACTCAGAAGAAGTCGAAGAAATGAGCAAAGTTCCATATGCAATGGCTCTAGGTTGCCTAATGTATATAATGGTtagtactagaccagatattgcACATGCACTCAGTGTTCTTAGTAGGTTCATGTCAAATCTCGGATTAGAACATTGGCAAGCTCTCAAATGGCTTCTACAGTACTTAAAGGGAACTTGGGATTATGGTTTGGTGTACAAAAGAGCTGAAAAGGAACTTGAACTAACAGGTTATGTGGATGCTGATTATGCTTCAAATAGGGACACTCGAAGATCCACTATTTCTTACATCTTCATGACAAATGGGAACTGTGTGTGTTGGAATGCAATCCGTTGTGGCTTTATCTACCACAGAGGCAGAATTCATGGATACTAATGAGGCATTTAAAGAAGCTATTTGGTTGCAAGGCATTTTACAAGAATTAAAGTTGCTGAATGGTAAAGCAAAGGTGTACTCGGACAGCCAATCTTCAATTCATCTATGCAAGAACCCTATGTATCATGAGAAGAGTAAACACATTGATTTAAGGCTCTTTTGGATAAGGGAGAAAATTGAGGATGAAACCATTAACTTGGATAAAGTAAAAACAGAAGATAACCCAGCAGCTGATGTTGGCACTAAAATCTTGGCAGTGAGTAAGTTTAGGCATTGCCTAAACTTGCTTAGTCTTGGGAATTAATAGTACACTTGAGGAACACCATCTTGGAGAAGGATCTCAATCTTTTTCAGTTGTTTTTTTTGGAAGGAATAAGGTGGAATTTGTAGGTTCTATTCCTCCCAAATTCAACAAACTTAACTACTTTTGTATCAGCTGCCTAACTAATTCTCCTAGTCATCATTTCTTATTGGTCTATATATATGTTTCAAGGGGGGCTGGTTACACATACGTTTTTTAAAAACAGAGAGGAAGAgtgagattgagattgagataagATCAAGAAAGTGAGAGAAGAGAGTTGAGAAAGAGTGTGGGGTTTTGGGCTACTGTATTGAGCAATTCACTACTGTTGTGATAGTGAATTGCTCGGGTGAgagagtgttatattatttcatataatataatattacattaaataatgtgacacaatgtgatttgtcacaccttgtaacatattattgagagtcacaaaattgaacacatgtgtgtgtccaaatgtgacatattttggagttacaaatttgtaactcccaaatattacccaataatgtgtatattatatgttacacatttgagattggatttcataaagccataatgaaatatggctgttggagacatgtttttaactcccaataggtgtttggaggttacaaaatcatgtgggaaaggatttggaacgttttggaacgatttggaaaatgacaatttttgtgctgaaactaggctgtggtcgcggcctgggggacagaggccagtggccgtggctagtgaggctgacaacctatgtgaatttttagtttttttccaaattgaacggttctaacatcccaaataactcccaaatttccattttaattccataaacatccaattaaacattggtaatagccatgggggttggtggaatttgaaattcaaaggggtatctaaAACTCTATAAacaggagcctaatgctcacttgtaagacacatcattttccatccacaaagcacttagctggaaaatacaccttgaggcttgattattccagaaagcatttccaaaaatctgtgagagatcccttagtgcttgagttagggggaaataagcttttggacaaaaaatttaaacattattcaagttggtgatccccaaccctcttcacttatgttgtgtaagtgagagtttactattgttttgttcttgcattttttctctattgcttttcttcttattttcattttctatttacttgtaacttttgtttagaattgtaatcttcttttcttttgtttcaaacacatttcctttacttgtaatcttttgtttagagttgtatctttcaccattctcttcttctctttcttcctcttcctttctttgtttgtttgtattttcaggtatagagttgtaacactccttttaatcaatcattatttatttgtaatatattgcatagagttgtattatcttaccttttccattgaggcaatacatattttcctaacaatcaaaagcttacccctctttgtttcaatggaaggggagaccatcaagatcatgaagcaagacctagtgaggttggataggtttgatggatccaatttgactaggtggcaagacaaggtgaaatttcttttgacaacactcaagatagcctacatccttgagtcatccttggcacctctagccgagccatccgacaaagacactcccgaggaggtggagaaaataaggaagagagaagaggacaaccttctttgtaggggtcatatccttaatgccctatccgataggctatatgacctctataccaataccaaattcgcgaaggagatttgggatgccttggagagtaagtacaaggctgaggaagaaggtacaagaaagttcttaatttctcaatattttgaattttcttttattgatgggaaaactcttttacctcaaattcatgagttacaagtgattgtgaacaagttgaaagttctcaagattgagcttccgaGGCCTTCCAAGTTGGTACAATAGTgtcaaaattaccaccaacttggaggagctataggaaaagaatcccccataagaatgaggattacactttggaagagatccaaaaatacattagaattgaagaggaatcgagaataagagacaagggtgtgaatgagtctaaagatgagacttccaaggccaattcggtttcacacaagcatccaaagggcaacaacaacaacaaaaagggtagtgggaaccctttaggtccaaagaaagatcatggacaattcaaagatgtgagaggtcattgttttatTTGTGGAAAACCtgggcactatgctagagtatgtaggtaccgaaaggacccacatgagaatgaggtaaatgctatagaaaaggaagaagagatcctagcatgattaccatgtttatgtgccttgttgggaaattttttattgtaataaagcttgtactctaaaattaaagtattattctatgataattctttattttgctatgagacatttgtgtgagacattaacaaagtttcaaaatgaacttgttaaaataataggtaagtgtgtagacctattatttcataatgtgattatttgtttgagaaattctcacattacacttgtgttcacattttattttgtgaaatatataaaagaaagcaaccaagtgaaagttactttcaaataagtgtgccttgctttagcaagtaaatgaatcaagataaacattgaggtttattttttattttttatcttgatctattgagtgtttatcatgtagcttaaggactcatgatgaactttgagaatcataggtctagatttatcttggaggataaatgacttattagaaatgaagagatttctattttaaagtgatattttattgtcactatgtgagaaatgtgggggtgatgctccaaagttaatcaatttattttgttgttaattaattgattaatttggtcattctatcaaataggtgatttgaaattccacattctaaatcacattggctatatatgtatagaatgagcaaatctagacatgtttggtgtctaaagtcattgtttgtaatattttgattcaagaaggcatcaatttaaaacataaaggagaattttagaaacaaagaggtttctagaattaatattcaaggaaaatatttatcttggatataaaactataaaatagtgggggtgttgactatggtcaaaatcactattttaaatgggtaactattttaatcaaactatggctaacaacaaagtttgaataaaataatgagagtttctaagtatgcatacatgagaaaagaaatgattcaaacggaatcatttctacatttcaaggggtgggacttagactccctaaagagattcacggttgatggtaatctatcttaatactagtcaccaaactaatattaggttcaataggtaataacaagtcaatcaagtgaatagtagtagtactcaaattttgtcccatctgagatatgagtattagtgtgttaccaaaatgagggttaaaaccaaaaagttttttaatagaactcagtcttgaaaagacaagtattttagggtaacaaaatactgtaagagttctacctatatagacctaggggtggtgccgctcctcatgagaattgggagtcattttgaagaaaagtctatgaatggaatgtgcacatggccattaacggtgcaaaagcgtgacattgaggtctcaagtgaacatagcaaatgtgtgtgtgttatcaccggtttgttatcaagggatagtggttcaatgcttcggcaaccaaaatttcaacaaactttgtgataattacactaaggtaaaattcaattcgaaagacattttactttatgcaccaatgcaaatgtttctatagagagtgattatttaatcaagtcggggaataatatattttaatataatgtttgattgattaaataagtgttacaaaaagtgattatttaatctagtgggggaatgttatattattttatatagtataatattagattaaataatgtgacaaaatgtgatttgtcacaccttgtaatatATTATTGAGTGTCACAAAATTGGatacatgtgtgtgtccaaatgtgacatattttggagttacatatttgtaactcccaaatattacccaataatgtgtatattatatgttacacatttgagattggatttcataaagccataatgaaatatagctgttggagacatgtttttaactcccaataggtgtttggaggttataAAATCATGTAAGAAAAGATTTGAGACGTTTTGGTacgatttggaaaatgacaatttttgtgctgaaactaggctgtggccgtggccactgtctttccctggccgtggcctgggggacagaggccagtggccgcggccagtggccgcggccagtgaggctgacaacctatgtgaattttcagttttttcccaaattgaacggttctaacatctcaaataactctcaaatcttcattttaattccataaacatccaattaaacattggtaatagccatgggggttggtggaatttgaaattcaaaggggtatctcaaactctataaacaagagcttaatgctcacttgtaagacacaccattttccatccacaaagcacttggctggaaaatacaccttgaggcttgattattccagaaagcatttccaaaaatctgtgagagatcccttagtgcttgagttagggggaaataagcttttggacaaaaaatttaaacattattcaagttggtgatccccaaccctcttcacttatgttgtgtaagtgagagtttactattgttttgttcttgcattttttctctattgtttttcttcttatttttattttctatttacttgAAACTTTTGTTTAGaattgtaatcttcttttcttttgtttcaaacacctttcctttacttgtaatcttttgtttagagttgtatctttcaccattctcttcttctctttcttcctcttcctttctttgtttgtttgtattttcaggtATAGAATTGTaacactccttttaatcaatcattatttatttgtaatatattgcatagagttgtattatcttacatTTTCCATTGAgccaatacatattttcctaagaGAGAGTGAGTGTTTCACTGAGTTTTTGAGTGATTGTTGGACAACCACATTTGACTGTATGTTTTCTTCATTGATGATCAATAAAAGCCTCCATGATGACGTTCCAAAACTAGATGTAGAAGACTAGGAAACTGGTCTTTGAACCAGTATAATCCTACTGTGTATTGGTCAATTTCTATTCTTTGATTCAAATCTTTCTGCTGTGCATTATTTCATTAGTTATACATTATTAGAATCTTTCTAACTTGtgttttgtgatcttgagagtaAGAATTTCAACATTTTTGTTCAGTTTTGCATTATCGTTGGAGTGAAGTTGATGGTTTTAGCCCCCATTGGAGCATTGAGGAATATCATACTTCAAGCCCAGACTTTCAAGTTCTACTCTTAGACCTACTATCCAAGAGATCGAGGAGGATAATAAGAATAACCATTGATATATACTGGCTTacagtttttcattttttttttattttgaatttttttcccaagtattttttaattttaccATTTGTAACGCTGGTTTGCCATTTTGTACAACTCTAGAGAACAATTACTTTGATTGATATTTATCTTTATTATTAGTGTAGTTGTTGTTTACTTATTCAACTCCAAGTACATAAATCTCTTTTATGATTACTATTGTTACACATACCATTCAACATATATATACGAGCATTACGAAGGGAAAGCAATACTTCCATCAACCTACTTATAATAAAAGATTGGATGAAAAGGAAAGAGCACACAATGGAGTTGCAATTGCCCATGTGTGTTGTTTGAGTTGGTCTCAAGTGAGAAAAGGCTTGGTCAATAACCAAACAAGATCATATAACGAAAAACGACAAGTCGTTTTAGCAAGAAACCAACATAAAATTAGACCCCAAAGACGTTTTAAACTTATTAAAACAATATTCATCACCTttcgtttttttttctttcgCTCTCAGAACCTTTAGAAGTTAATATATGAAATATGCTTGTGTATCAATataatgagagagagaaaaaaagattTTCACGGTAAATAATGTGATAGATAAATATAAACAAATCACCCCCACCCCACCACAAAATATCTTAgatttagtttaaaaaaaatttgtgactaaagaaaaatcattttaattatattatcaCTAAAAAATCTACGGCTAAAAGtattagttacaaaaatcataatttgttgttactaaatgtatttttagttaGAACAaactttattattcaaaataataggttgtgactaaaGCTAGGTTAGTGACAATTTGTAATTAAATATGACATTTTAGTCACAGATAATTttttattgtgactaaaaatgacatttagtcacacaaaatatctgttgtgactaaaaagttgtcactaaatggtacatttatttaaaaaaaaaaacaattatggATATATAAAAGTTTAAAGAGCTAGAATTAACAAAGGAACTGCATAATTTTGGGACCGAGCAAATAGTTactcatattttattttgttgggAAAAAAAAATTGCCAAATTTAGCACTATTTTAAGAATCTACTTAAACCATAGGTGCAatgtaaataaatttataatggtTATCTAGAGAGTCTTCTAATCACAAGAATTACTTCAATCTAAAATGAGTCAGccacaaaataaataataattaatttgaacCTCATTATGGTTGGTGTGAATGGATCCCTGAATAACAATAGTTACTCATATCTGATGGGGGACAAAAAAGACACATATAAAGTGAATTTCACAACtgcaaatgaaaatgaaaaatatatatttatagtgtgtGTATTTATTTGTATATCACGAAGTGAGAATGAAAAATAGGTGTAGTTAATTGATATGAGAAAATGTATGAATTTTATACAATTCAATGAGATAGGGGATTGCTATTGGCATTGTGTCCAAATTATATATTGAAAGTTCTATCAacttttaaaaatcaaaatttgatACATTTATAAACTTAGAAATTATTATAGGATAGAAAAATGCTTTATAAACCGACTGAATTTCTCGAGTTGTTTAGCATTGTTGTAGCGGAAATTTCTGTAGCTTATAAATGATTTATTCTCAAGAAATACGACTTTTATTTTTAAAGTATATGGGTCAAGTATATAATTTATTCTGATTTTAATTTATTACTATGATTAAATGTGAATTCGATTGTTAATGACTGTTGTTAGGTGCAATTGCACTTTATGGATTGGAGTATAAACATACGATTAAGTGCACTACGGTAAGATTCCTTAAAATAAGGAACAATCAAAGAAAGGATTCATAAAACCATATCAAAGATTTAACTAATTAATCAACTAACGACATTAAAATGAGAAATAGACGACATGTCGTTTCTTAAAAACGACATTAGAAAAAAAGTGAgttggaaaaaaaaagtttatccACTCTTCTGCTAATTGAACGAGGCACTTCACTCTCTTACTCTGTTAAGCTCCATCGTCTCTGCATTCACAGCAATGCAAATCCTCCAAATCCCTCCTCATCatatcttcttctccttccctaAAACCCTAAACCCTTCTACCAAAACCCATTATCACCACCATCATCTCCCATGGCGTCCTCTCCTTCCTCAGACCACACCACTGCGGGCCAGCTTCAGGGCCAACTGCCTCCCCTCCGACGAGTTCCCCGTCGACGAGTCATTTATGCAGAGTTTCGCCCCCAGAGACGATGAAACAGAGGAAGAAGCCAGAATTCGCAACTGGGTCGAGCGCGGTTGGGCCCCATGGGAAGAAGTCCTCTCCCCTGAAGCTGATTTTGCTCGTAAGAGCTTGAACGAGGGAGAGGAGGTTCCACTCCAATCACCTGATTCCATTGAAGCTTTCAAGATGTTGAGGCCCAGGTACCggaagaagaaaatggaggaaATAGGTCTAACGGAGGAGGACTATTACATGAAGCAGATTGAGTCTAAGTTTGAGGTGCCGGAGCCACTAAGTACTACATGGGCGGGACCATTGGTTGTGAGAATGATGCCGCCGAGGGATTGGCCTCCGAGGGGTTGGGAGGTTGATAAGAAGGAGCTGGAGTTTATAAGAGAAGCTCATAAGTTGCAGGCGGTTAGGGTGAACGTCGAGGGATTGGAGAAGAAGGTCAAAGTTGAGACGGATGATATGTGTTTGGATAGGTACAAGGTGTTCTTGAAGCAGTATAAGGAGTGGGTTGATGCTAACAAGGATAGATTGGAAGAAGAGTCTTACAAGGTTTTTATCATTATACACACACTTGGCTGATTAAAATTTAAAGCTTTCTTTGATATTGTATAAATTGTTGTCTCTTTTAGTTGTATATATGATTGATTAAAGCGTTTTGTCATTAATTAACTCTGTTGCTGTCTATTTGCATTTTCATTTTGTATATTTGGAGGTTTGATGAAAGCAAGTGTGGTTTGCTAGGTTGCTATTAAGTTTTTAACACTTATGTGGTTCATTTTGATCGTTAATCTAGAAATGTGGTTGAAAAAGCTAATGAGTTTGTTATCTTAAGCTGCTGAATGttttcatgaactcttgttttgATCTTACAGCATGACCAAGATTACTACCCTGGTAGGAGGAAAAGAGGAAAAGATTACAAAGAGGGCATGGTAGGATGGTTTAGGATCTTAAACTCTCTTATATTTTAATCTGAATTCATTGAAGCAAAGTTGATAACGctgatttcattttttttctgcAGTATGAGCTTCCCTTTTATTATCCTGGACAAGTAAGTTAGCTGTCTATTTTTGTATAAGCTattttttgttttggagattgtTCATTTGAAACTTAACCAGGAATTTGATGCTTGAGCTCATATGAAATTCTCACTTGGTTCATAGTCTAAAATGTATATGTTTCCGCCATGATAGATGTACTTGCTTTGTCGTGGTTTTAGTTACTTGCAACTCTTGAGTTGGTACTCAAGGATAAGCCTTAAAGCTTTTGTCTCTAGTACAACAGGCTGCATAAATTTGATGCTGTTTAGTTGGGAGTTGTACCTATAAGTCTCACACCAGTAACGGTAGTTCACAATGAATCTGAAACAAAGACCTGAATTATTTTCCTTGCACCCCATTCATGAATGTAGGCtaaattttgtttattaatttttttacacgTTCCCGGCATCTTTGAATGTCATTTTTCTTACGATCTGTATTGCATAAAAACTTATGATATGAAATATTTTTTTCCTATTTTGCAGATTTGTGAAGGAAAAGTGACTACTTTGCACCTTTATCAAGGAGCTTTTGTTGACATTGGTGGTGTTCATGATGGGTAATTATCATTTCTTTGTTAACGTTCTATTCTGTTGTAAGGTTCTTGCTCTGCACAATTTTTAAatctatttcttagggttttaggttgttgattaatttttggaaaaAAATGCAAGTCCTTGATGGTTTCTTTTTATTTCCGTAATTAACTGACCTGTTTTGATAGTTCAAAACAACTTGATATAAATACAGTAAAAGTGTGGGAAATGAGGAAAGAAAAATTGCAACTTGTGGAACCGGTCATGATTAGGCCAAAATTGTGACATGAATCAGTCTTATAGGGAAACCCTCATGTTTAAGATGAACCTGGATAAACATTTCTTGTTGTTTGAGCGTTAGTCTTTAAGTAATACACCATTGCTTAAAATTACAATGGCTGAGCTAAGAGCCTGGAATGGTCTACAATGATTCTCCCAATACCAATTTAGTTTTTCTATATGCTATAAAATGCTTTGTTGGAAATAATATTTGGAAGTTTATACCTTTTTTTCCTCCTTCTAAATCATATCTTATGTGTGTTGTTGTGTGTGCACTCATATGGATTTCAATTATATTTACAATGTAAACATCTGAATCAACTGAACTGACATCACTTTATTGTAGTGTAAGGTTTTCTGCTAAATTCATGTGTATTATTGTGTTCCAGGTGGGTCCCGATAAAAGGTAATGACTGGTACTGGATTCGCCATCACATACAAGTTGGAATGCCTGTCCTTGTTGAAATTCTGGTGAGTATATGCTTTGAGCACTATATTTTTTTGTGTATAGATTTTCCTTGCATTATTGTCATTGAGGGAATTCTTGAGTACTTCCATCCATTCTAATTAAATTTACTGTTACATATAACTAATGCGTTGACCATTTCATTCCTGTTAATATTTTTGCAGGCAAAGAGAGATCCTTACCGCTTTCGATTTCCTATTGAAATGCGATTTGTCCATCCTAACATAGACCACCTGATGTATGCCCTTCTATAATTTGACTGTTGTTCACTTAATATTCTCTAT is a window of Humulus lupulus chromosome 4, drHumLupu1.1, whole genome shotgun sequence DNA encoding:
- the LOC133830119 gene encoding protein PLASTID TRANSCRIPTIONALLY ACTIVE 10, whose protein sequence is MQILQIPPHHIFFSFPKTLNPSTKTHYHHHHLPWRPLLPQTTPLRASFRANCLPSDEFPVDESFMQSFAPRDDETEEEARIRNWVERGWAPWEEVLSPEADFARKSLNEGEEVPLQSPDSIEAFKMLRPRYRKKKMEEIGLTEEDYYMKQIESKFEVPEPLSTTWAGPLVVRMMPPRDWPPRGWEVDKKELEFIREAHKLQAVRVNVEGLEKKVKVETDDMCLDRYKVFLKQYKEWVDANKDRLEEESYKHDQDYYPGRRKRGKDYKEGMYELPFYYPGQICEGKVTTLHLYQGAFVDIGGVHDGWVPIKGNDWYWIRHHIQVGMPVLVEILAKRDPYRFRFPIEMRFVHPNIDHLIFNRFEFAPIFHRDEDTNPDELRRDAERPPIPRKMPGDKPEEEPLLSNHPYVEKLWQIHIAEQMILDDLEANPDKYKGKKLSELSDDEDFNEENSVEHTKVRYKKTLVPKVTLKTSIKELDLEAAFAERQLRNKQKKEAEEGGEEYKVTNMRRNDEMDEYDLLHWRRSFEEREALIRDMSCRRALGLPLEEPGRYVEASYFGKDQYDPDSALYRYDYWGEPKNSEKSKQERMTDAHNKSIVGKGNVWYEMSYDECIKQKMEREAKGIKPRVVDDEDSDGSQDDDDEEDDDFDFSILSEYSLEMANQPHVNGTESSRISEEGMFED